In Anaerobacillus isosaccharinicus, one genomic interval encodes:
- a CDS encoding ArsR/SmtB family transcription factor — MIKKDTCQIYCYDEEKVNRIQGNLQTVDISSVAQMLKAIADENRAKITYALCQDDELCVCDIANIIGVTVANASHHLRSLHKQGIVKFRKEGKLAFYSLDDEHIRQIMMIALAHKKEVKSNV, encoded by the coding sequence ATGATTAAGAAAGATACTTGTCAAATTTATTGTTATGACGAAGAAAAGGTCAATCGAATACAAGGTAATTTACAGACAGTAGATATTTCTAGTGTTGCCCAAATGTTAAAAGCTATTGCAGATGAAAATAGAGCAAAAATTACCTATGCTTTGTGTCAAGATGACGAACTGTGTGTGTGTGATATAGCAAATATTATAGGTGTTACGGTTGCAAATGCTTCTCATCATTTACGCTCCCTTCATAAACAGGGGATTGTGAAATTTAGAAAAGAAGGCAAACTGGCATTTTATTCATTAGATGATGAGCATATCAGACAAATTATGATGATTGCATTAGCACATAAGAAAGAGGTGAAGAGCAATGTCTAG
- a CDS encoding recombinase family protein: MRKIGYIRVSSTSQNPSRQFQQLNEIGMDIIYEEKVSGATKKREELQKMLEDLQEGDIIYVTDLTRITRSTQDLFELIDLIRSKKASLKSLKDTWLDLSEDNPYSQFLITVMAGVNQLERDLIRMRQREGIELAKKEGKFKGRIKKYHKNHAGMNYAVKLYKEGNMTVNQICEITNVSRASLYRKLSEENK; the protein is encoded by the coding sequence TTGCGAAAAATCGGTTATATACGTGTCAGTTCGACTAGCCAAAACCCTTCAAGGCAATTTCAGCAGCTGAACGAAATCGGAATGGATATTATATACGAAGAAAAAGTTTCTGGGGCAACAAAGAAACGTGAGGAACTTCAAAAAATGTTAGAGGATTTACAGGAAGGTGACATTATTTATGTTACAGATTTAACTCGAATCACTCGAAGTACGCAGGACTTGTTTGAATTAATTGATTTAATACGAAGTAAAAAGGCCAGTTTAAAGTCCCTAAAGGATACGTGGTTAGATTTATCAGAAGATAATCCATACAGCCAATTCTTAATTACAGTAATGGCTGGAGTTAATCAGTTAGAGAGAGATCTTATCCGTATGCGTCAACGTGAAGGGATTGAGCTGGCTAAGAAAGAAGGAAAGTTTAAAGGTCGGATAAAGAAATATCATAAAAATCATGCGGGAATGAATTATGCAGTAAAGCTATATAAAGAAGGAAATATGACTGTAAATCAAATTTGTGAAATTACAAATGTGTCTAGGGCTTCATTATATAGAAAGCTATCGGAAGAGAACAAATAG
- a CDS encoding Tn3 family transposase has translation MKIARGRELLTPEQRQSFMQIPEDEWILGTYFTFSKRDLEIVNKRRREENRLGFAVQLAVLRYPGWPYTHIKSIPDSVIQYISKQIGASPSSLGHYPQRENTLWDHLKEIRSEYDFVTFTLSEYRMTFKYLHQLALENGDPIHLLHECIDFLRKNKIILPAITTLERMVWEARAMAEKKLFNTVSKSLTNEQKEKLEEIITSQHPSESNKTILGWLKEPPGHPSPETFLKVIERLEYIRGMELETVQISHLHRNRLLQLSRLGSRYEPYAFRDFQENKRYSILTVYLLQLTQELTDKAFEIHDRQILSLLSKGRKAQEEIQKQNGKKLNEKVIHFTNIGQALIKAKEEKLDVFKVLESVIEWNTFVSSVEEAQELARPADYDYLDLLQKRFYSLRKYTPTLLRVLEFHSTKANEPLLQAVEIIRGMNESGKRKVPDDSPVDFISKRWKKHLYEDDGTTINRHYYEMAVLTELREHVRAGDVSIVGSRQYRDFEEYLFSEDTWNQSKGNTRLSVSLSFEDYITERTRSLNERLKWLAANFNKLDGVSLEKGKLSLARLEKDVPEEAKKFSASLYQILPRIKLTDLLMDVAHITGFHEQFTHASNNRKPDKEETIIIMAALLGMGMNIGLSKMAEATPGLTYKQLANVSQWRMYEDAMNKAQAILVNFHHKLQLSSNWGDGTTSSSDGMRMQLGVSSLHADANPHYGTGKGATIYRFTSDQFSSYYTKIIHTNSRDAIHVLDGLLHHETDLNIEEHYTDTAGYTDQIFGLTHLLGFKFAPRIRDLSDSKLFTIDKASEYPKLEAILRGQINTKVIKENYEDVLRLAHSIREGTVSASLIMGKLGSYSRQNSLASALREMGRIEKTIFILNYISDESLRRKIQRGLNKGEAMNGLARAIFFGKQGELRERTIQHQLQRASALNIIINAISIWNTLHLTKAVEYQKQASSFNEELLHHMSPLGWEHINLLGEYHFNSEKMVSLDSLRPLKFS, from the coding sequence ATGAAAATTGCGAGAGGTAGAGAATTGCTTACACCGGAACAGAGACAGTCTTTTATGCAAATCCCTGAAGATGAATGGATATTGGGGACCTACTTCACTTTTTCCAAACGTGATTTAGAAATAGTTAATAAGCGAAGGAGGGAAGAAAACCGTTTAGGGTTTGCCGTTCAATTAGCTGTTCTTCGGTATCCCGGTTGGCCATACACTCATATCAAAAGCATCCCAGATTCGGTCATACAATATATATCGAAACAGATTGGTGCTAGTCCATCCTCGCTTGGTCATTATCCTCAAAGGGAAAATACACTTTGGGATCATTTGAAAGAAATTCGAAGTGAATACGACTTTGTAACTTTTACCCTGAGTGAATATCGAATGACATTTAAGTACCTTCATCAATTAGCTTTGGAAAATGGTGATCCCATTCATCTACTGCATGAATGCATAGATTTTCTAAGAAAAAACAAAATTATACTGCCTGCTATCACTACACTTGAAAGAATGGTGTGGGAAGCAAGGGCGATGGCTGAAAAGAAGCTATTTAATACAGTTAGTAAATCTCTTACAAATGAGCAAAAAGAAAAGCTTGAAGAGATTATTACTTCGCAGCATCCATCTGAATCTAATAAAACGATATTGGGTTGGTTAAAGGAACCACCGGGTCATCCTTCACCCGAAACATTTCTAAAAGTAATAGAACGACTCGAATATATACGAGGAATGGAATTGGAAACGGTACAAATTAGTCATTTGCACCGCAACCGCCTGTTGCAGCTGTCTCGCTTAGGTTCAAGATACGAGCCGTATGCATTCCGTGACTTTCAAGAAAATAAACGTTATTCGATATTAACCGTCTATTTATTACAACTTACTCAGGAGCTAACGGATAAAGCGTTTGAAATTCATGATAGGCAAATACTTAGTTTGTTATCAAAAGGTCGTAAGGCTCAAGAGGAAATCCAGAAACAAAATGGTAAAAAGCTAAATGAGAAAGTTATACACTTTACGAACATCGGACAAGCATTAATTAAAGCAAAAGAGGAAAAATTAGATGTTTTTAAGGTTTTAGAATCGGTTATTGAATGGAATACCTTTGTCTCTTCAGTAGAAGAGGCTCAGGAGCTTGCACGTCCTGCCGACTATGATTATTTGGACTTACTGCAAAAACGGTTTTATTCACTAAGAAAATATACGCCAACGCTATTAAGAGTATTGGAATTTCATTCTACAAAAGCAAATGAGCCACTTTTACAGGCTGTTGAGATTATCCGAGGAATGAACGAATCCGGAAAGCGAAAAGTGCCTGACGACTCACCTGTGGATTTTATTTCAAAACGATGGAAAAAGCATTTATACGAGGATGATGGTACAACAATTAATCGTCATTACTATGAAATGGCTGTTTTAACAGAACTTCGGGAGCATGTTCGGGCAGGAGATGTTTCCATTGTGGGCAGCAGACAATATAGGGATTTTGAGGAATATTTGTTTTCGGAAGATACATGGAATCAATCGAAGGGGAATACGAGATTATCAGTTAGTTTATCATTTGAAGATTATATAACAGAGAGAACTAGAAGCCTTAATGAAAGGTTAAAGTGGTTAGCTGCCAATTTCAACAAGCTAGATGGAGTTTCTCTTGAAAAAGGAAAACTGTCACTTGCACGCTTAGAAAAAGATGTTCCAGAAGAAGCAAAAAAATTTAGCGCAAGCCTCTATCAGATACTACCAAGAATAAAATTAACTGATTTACTCATGGATGTGGCTCATATAACAGGATTTCATGAGCAATTCACTCATGCTTCCAATAATCGAAAACCAGATAAGGAAGAAACAATCATTATCATGGCTGCCCTTTTAGGAATGGGTATGAATATTGGCTTGAGCAAGATGGCCGAGGCCACACCCGGACTTACATATAAGCAACTAGCCAATGTATCTCAATGGCGTATGTATGAAGATGCAATGAATAAAGCCCAAGCCATATTAGTAAATTTCCATCATAAATTACAGTTGTCCTCCAATTGGGGCGACGGTACAACATCCTCGTCAGATGGTATGAGAATGCAGCTAGGTGTTTCATCACTTCATGCAGATGCAAACCCACATTACGGGACTGGAAAAGGAGCCACCATCTACCGTTTTACTAGTGATCAATTCTCTTCTTACTACACAAAGATTATTCATACAAATTCAAGGGATGCGATTCATGTTTTGGATGGATTGTTGCACCATGAGACGGATCTAAATATAGAAGAGCATTATACAGACACGGCCGGTTACACAGACCAAATATTCGGACTGACTCATTTATTAGGATTTAAATTTGCTCCTAGAATAAGAGATTTATCAGACTCAAAATTATTTACAATAGATAAAGCAAGTGAATATCCAAAATTAGAAGCCATTTTACGTGGACAAATAAATACAAAGGTCATTAAAGAAAATTATGAGGATGTTTTGCGATTAGCTCATTCTATAAGAGAGGGAACAGTTTCAGCATCCCTTATTATGGGGAAACTAGGTTCCTATTCAAGACAAAACAGCTTGGCTTCGGCCTTACGTGAGATGGGCCGAATAGAAAAAACGATCTTTATTTTGAATTATATATCGGATGAATCATTAAGAAGAAAAATACAAAGAGGATTGAATAAAGGAGAAGCCATGAATGGATTAGCAAGAGCTATTTTCTTCGGAAAACAAGGTGAGCTTAGGGAACGGACTATACAACATCAATTGCAAAGGGCCAGTGCCTTAAACATAATCATTAATGCCATCAGTATATGGAATACCTTACACCTAACAAAAGCAGTTGAATATCAAAAACAGGCTAGTAGTTTTAATGAAGAATTATTGCACCATATGTCGCCTCTAGGTTGGGAACATATTAATTTGCTAGGAGAATACCATTTTAATTCCGAGAAAATGGTCTCGTTAGATTCTTTAAGACCATTGAAATTTTCTTAA